The following coding sequences lie in one Haladaptatus sp. DJG-WS-42 genomic window:
- a CDS encoding CPBP family intramembrane glutamic endopeptidase: MGGPIQEEFGWRGYLLGPLQERFTALGGGVAVGLIWALWHVPLFYIPSETIYYQSSFVGFTVSITLLSVLMTWVYNNTNASLLPALLFHATWNWSQGMFPILESDPASLTMVVLLVGTTGAVVAYWGPRRLLCADDSVATHAPSR, from the coding sequence TTGGGCGGTCCCATCCAGGAGGAGTTCGGCTGGAGAGGATACCTGCTTGGGCCATTGCAAGAACGGTTTACGGCACTCGGCGGGGGTGTTGCGGTTGGGCTCATCTGGGCACTCTGGCACGTCCCACTCTTCTACATCCCGAGTGAGACGATTTACTATCAGAGTTCGTTCGTCGGGTTCACCGTCTCGATAACCCTGCTCTCGGTCCTCATGACGTGGGTGTACAACAACACGAACGCGAGCCTCCTGCCCGCACTGCTCTTCCACGCGACGTGGAACTGGTCACAGGGGATGTTTCCAATTCTCGAATCCGACCCGGCGAGCCTCACAATGGTCGTACTGCTTGTCGGTACGACCGGCGCAGTCGTTGCGTACTGGGGGCCACGGCGACTCCTTTGCGCCGACGATTCTGTGGCCACACACGCGCCTTCGCGATAG